A part of Entelurus aequoreus isolate RoL-2023_Sb linkage group LG10, RoL_Eaeq_v1.1, whole genome shotgun sequence genomic DNA contains:
- the LOC133658570 gene encoding CAP-Gly domain-containing linker protein 3-like isoform X4 produces MTKEENLEMQEKERHDREDQEDGRVQREEEEQTEEEEDEDEEEEGGYEIEEEQAEEGEEHEEEGSVDRECDPAPETEPLSVSALPSPVQEPRRRAMVHPSAQAPLPKDYAFTFFDPNDPACLEILMDPHTTIPELFAIVRQWVPQVQHKIDVIGNEILKRGCHVNDRDGLTDMTLLHYSCKAGAHGVGDPAASLRLTSQLISLGADVSLRSRWTNMNALHYAAYFDVPELVRVLLKAAKPRVLNSTCNDYHHGTALHIAASNLCLGAVKCLLEHGANPTVRNEKGQVPAEVVPDPMDMSLDKAEAAMVAKELKQLLQDAVPLSCNLPRATLPNYDNIPGNLMLSSMGMKLGERVLLDDMKNGTLRFCGTTEFASGQWVGVELDEPEGKNDGSVGGVRYFICPPKLGIFAPVSKISKVVDQTVSSVTSTPRTPRMDLASRLAGKTKKEKEKKEKAAQKKKSSVVSLDPEGLNVEVGDHVLVAGQKQGIVRFFGKTDFAPGFWFGVELDQPTGKHDGSVFGVRYFNCLPKYGVFAPPSRVQRIGGPKDASQRDNSMVKKVHQVTMAQPKRNFNTVRSPKDLTSESSISRLLFCCWFPWMLRAEMQS; encoded by the exons ATGACTAAAGAGGAGAACCTGGAGATGCAGGAGAAGGAGAGGCACGACCGCGAGGACCAGGAGGACGGGAGGGTCCAGAGGGAGGAGGAGGAACAGactgaggaagaggaggatgaggaTGAAGAAGAGGAGGGGGGGTATGAGATAGAGGAGGAGCAGGCAGAGGAAGGAGAAGAACACGAGGAGGAGGGCTCGGTGGACAGGGAATGTGATCCTGCTCCTGAGACTGAGCCCCTGTCAGTGTCTGCGCTCCCTAGTCCAGTCCAGGAGCCCCGACGTCGAGCTATGGTGCACCCCTCTGCCCAAGCACCCCTTCCCAAAGACTACG CCTTCACCTTCTTTGACCCCAATGACCCTGCTTGTTTGGAGATCCTCATGGACCCTCACACCACCATCCCCGAGCTGTTCGCCATTGTGCGCCAGTGGGTCCCCCAGGTGCAGCACAAGATCGACGTCATCGGCAACGAG ATCCTGAAACGTGGTTGCCATGTGAACGATCGTGACGGTCTGACGGACATGACGCTGCTTCACTACAGCTGCAAGGCGGGCGCGCACGGCGTCG GCGACCCGGCGGCATCGCTGCGTCTCACCAGCCAGTTGATCTCTCTTGGCGCCGACGTGAGTTTGAGGAGCCGCTGGACAAACATGAACGCTCTGCACTACGCCGCCTACTTCGATGTCCCAGAACTGGTCCGAGTCCTGCTCAAAGCTGCCAAACCCAGAG TCTTGAACTCCACGTGCAATGACTACCACCACGGGACGGCGCTGCACATCGCTGCCTCCAACCTGTGCCTGGGTGCGGTCAAATGTCTGCTGGAGCACGGCGCCAACCCCACCGTCCGG AACGAGAAGGGCCAGGTGCCGGCAGAGGTGGTCCCAGACCCGATGGACATGAGTCTGGACAAGGCGGAGGCCGCCATGGTGGCCAAAGAGCTGAAGCAGCTGCTGCAAGACGCGGTTCCACTGAGCTGCAACCTTCCCAGGGCCACGCTGCCCAACTATGACAACATTCCCGGGAACCTGATGTTGTCCTCGATGGGGATGAAGCTGGGAGAGCGAGTGCTTCTGGACGACATGAAG AACGGGACACTGAGGTTCTGCGGTACCACAGAGTTTGCCAGTGGTCAGTGGGTCGGCGTGGAGCTGGACGAGCCTGAGGGGAAGAACGACGGCAGCGTCGGTGGCGTTCGCTACTTCATATGCCCTCCTAAACTAG GGATTTTTGCTCCAGTGTCAAAGATCTCCAAAGTTGTGGACCAGACAGTCTCCTCTGTCACCTCCACCCCCAGAACGCCCCGCATGGACCTGGCCTCGCGCCTCGCTGGGAAGACCAAGAAggaaaaggagaagaaggagaaag CAGCCCAGAAGAAAAAGTCTTCAGTAGTCAGTCTGGATCCCGAAGGACTGAACGTTGAGGTCGGAGATCATGTCCTGGTGGCCGGGCAGAAGCAAGGCATTGTGCGCTTCTTTGGAAAAACCGACTTTGCTCCAG GTTTCTGGTTCGGTGTCGAGCTGGACCAGCCCACGGGTAAACACGACGGCTCTGTGTTTGGAGTGCGCTACTTCAACTGCCTGCCCAAATATGGAGTGTTTGCTCCCCCCTCGCGGGTCCAGAG GATTGGAGGACCTAAAGACGCCTCACAGAGAGACAACTCAATGGTGAAGAAAGTCCACCAGGTCACCA TGGCGCAGCCCAAGCGTAACTTCAACACGGTGCGTTCTCCTAAAGACCTCACCTCGGAAAGCTCCATATCCAG GTTGCTCTTCTGCTGTTGGTTCCCGTGGATGCTGCGAGCTGAGATGCAGTCCTAA
- the LOC133658570 gene encoding CAP-Gly domain-containing linker protein 3-like isoform X2 has protein sequence MLSRQQLRLWPAASRIMTKEENLEMQEKERHDREDQEDGRVQREEEEQTEEEEDEDEEEEGGYEIEEEQAEEGEEHEEEGSVDRECDPAPETEPLSVSALPSPVQEPRRRAMVHPSAQAPLPKDYAFTFFDPNDPACLEILMDPHTTIPELFAIVRQWVPQVQHKIDVIGNEILKRGCHVNDRDGLTDMTLLHYSCKAGAHGVGDPAASLRLTSQLISLGADVSLRSRWTNMNALHYAAYFDVPELVRVLLKAAKPRVLNSTCNDYHHGTALHIAASNLCLGAVKCLLEHGANPTVRNEKGQVPAEVVPDPMDMSLDKAEAAMVAKELKQLLQDAVPLSCNLPRATLPNYDNIPGNLMLSSMGMKLGERVLLDDMKNGTLRFCGTTEFASGQWVGVELDEPEGKNDGSVGGVRYFICPPKLGIFAPVSKISKVVDQTVSSVTSTPRTPRMDLASRLAGKTKKEKEKKEKAQKKKSSVVSLDPEGLNVEVGDHVLVAGQKQGIVRFFGKTDFAPGFWFGVELDQPTGKHDGSVFGVRYFNCLPKYGVFAPPSRVQRIGGPKDASQRDNSMVKKVHQVTMAQPKRNFNTVRSPKDLTSESSISRLLFCCWFPWMLRAEMQS, from the exons GCCCGCAGCTTCACGTATCATGACTAAAGAGGAGAACCTGGAGATGCAGGAGAAGGAGAGGCACGACCGCGAGGACCAGGAGGACGGGAGGGTCCAGAGGGAGGAGGAGGAACAGactgaggaagaggaggatgaggaTGAAGAAGAGGAGGGGGGGTATGAGATAGAGGAGGAGCAGGCAGAGGAAGGAGAAGAACACGAGGAGGAGGGCTCGGTGGACAGGGAATGTGATCCTGCTCCTGAGACTGAGCCCCTGTCAGTGTCTGCGCTCCCTAGTCCAGTCCAGGAGCCCCGACGTCGAGCTATGGTGCACCCCTCTGCCCAAGCACCCCTTCCCAAAGACTACG CCTTCACCTTCTTTGACCCCAATGACCCTGCTTGTTTGGAGATCCTCATGGACCCTCACACCACCATCCCCGAGCTGTTCGCCATTGTGCGCCAGTGGGTCCCCCAGGTGCAGCACAAGATCGACGTCATCGGCAACGAG ATCCTGAAACGTGGTTGCCATGTGAACGATCGTGACGGTCTGACGGACATGACGCTGCTTCACTACAGCTGCAAGGCGGGCGCGCACGGCGTCG GCGACCCGGCGGCATCGCTGCGTCTCACCAGCCAGTTGATCTCTCTTGGCGCCGACGTGAGTTTGAGGAGCCGCTGGACAAACATGAACGCTCTGCACTACGCCGCCTACTTCGATGTCCCAGAACTGGTCCGAGTCCTGCTCAAAGCTGCCAAACCCAGAG TCTTGAACTCCACGTGCAATGACTACCACCACGGGACGGCGCTGCACATCGCTGCCTCCAACCTGTGCCTGGGTGCGGTCAAATGTCTGCTGGAGCACGGCGCCAACCCCACCGTCCGG AACGAGAAGGGCCAGGTGCCGGCAGAGGTGGTCCCAGACCCGATGGACATGAGTCTGGACAAGGCGGAGGCCGCCATGGTGGCCAAAGAGCTGAAGCAGCTGCTGCAAGACGCGGTTCCACTGAGCTGCAACCTTCCCAGGGCCACGCTGCCCAACTATGACAACATTCCCGGGAACCTGATGTTGTCCTCGATGGGGATGAAGCTGGGAGAGCGAGTGCTTCTGGACGACATGAAG AACGGGACACTGAGGTTCTGCGGTACCACAGAGTTTGCCAGTGGTCAGTGGGTCGGCGTGGAGCTGGACGAGCCTGAGGGGAAGAACGACGGCAGCGTCGGTGGCGTTCGCTACTTCATATGCCCTCCTAAACTAG GGATTTTTGCTCCAGTGTCAAAGATCTCCAAAGTTGTGGACCAGACAGTCTCCTCTGTCACCTCCACCCCCAGAACGCCCCGCATGGACCTGGCCTCGCGCCTCGCTGGGAAGACCAAGAAggaaaaggagaagaaggagaaag CCCAGAAGAAAAAGTCTTCAGTAGTCAGTCTGGATCCCGAAGGACTGAACGTTGAGGTCGGAGATCATGTCCTGGTGGCCGGGCAGAAGCAAGGCATTGTGCGCTTCTTTGGAAAAACCGACTTTGCTCCAG GTTTCTGGTTCGGTGTCGAGCTGGACCAGCCCACGGGTAAACACGACGGCTCTGTGTTTGGAGTGCGCTACTTCAACTGCCTGCCCAAATATGGAGTGTTTGCTCCCCCCTCGCGGGTCCAGAG GATTGGAGGACCTAAAGACGCCTCACAGAGAGACAACTCAATGGTGAAGAAAGTCCACCAGGTCACCA TGGCGCAGCCCAAGCGTAACTTCAACACGGTGCGTTCTCCTAAAGACCTCACCTCGGAAAGCTCCATATCCAG GTTGCTCTTCTGCTGTTGGTTCCCGTGGATGCTGCGAGCTGAGATGCAGTCCTAA
- the LOC133658570 gene encoding CAP-Gly domain-containing linker protein 3-like isoform X1 — protein MLSRQQLRLWPAASRIMTKEENLEMQEKERHDREDQEDGRVQREEEEQTEEEEDEDEEEEGGYEIEEEQAEEGEEHEEEGSVDRECDPAPETEPLSVSALPSPVQEPRRRAMVHPSAQAPLPKDYAFTFFDPNDPACLEILMDPHTTIPELFAIVRQWVPQVQHKIDVIGNEILKRGCHVNDRDGLTDMTLLHYSCKAGAHGVGDPAASLRLTSQLISLGADVSLRSRWTNMNALHYAAYFDVPELVRVLLKAAKPRVLNSTCNDYHHGTALHIAASNLCLGAVKCLLEHGANPTVRNEKGQVPAEVVPDPMDMSLDKAEAAMVAKELKQLLQDAVPLSCNLPRATLPNYDNIPGNLMLSSMGMKLGERVLLDDMKNGTLRFCGTTEFASGQWVGVELDEPEGKNDGSVGGVRYFICPPKLGIFAPVSKISKVVDQTVSSVTSTPRTPRMDLASRLAGKTKKEKEKKEKAAQKKKSSVVSLDPEGLNVEVGDHVLVAGQKQGIVRFFGKTDFAPGFWFGVELDQPTGKHDGSVFGVRYFNCLPKYGVFAPPSRVQRIGGPKDASQRDNSMVKKVHQVTMAQPKRNFNTVRSPKDLTSESSISRLLFCCWFPWMLRAEMQS, from the exons GCCCGCAGCTTCACGTATCATGACTAAAGAGGAGAACCTGGAGATGCAGGAGAAGGAGAGGCACGACCGCGAGGACCAGGAGGACGGGAGGGTCCAGAGGGAGGAGGAGGAACAGactgaggaagaggaggatgaggaTGAAGAAGAGGAGGGGGGGTATGAGATAGAGGAGGAGCAGGCAGAGGAAGGAGAAGAACACGAGGAGGAGGGCTCGGTGGACAGGGAATGTGATCCTGCTCCTGAGACTGAGCCCCTGTCAGTGTCTGCGCTCCCTAGTCCAGTCCAGGAGCCCCGACGTCGAGCTATGGTGCACCCCTCTGCCCAAGCACCCCTTCCCAAAGACTACG CCTTCACCTTCTTTGACCCCAATGACCCTGCTTGTTTGGAGATCCTCATGGACCCTCACACCACCATCCCCGAGCTGTTCGCCATTGTGCGCCAGTGGGTCCCCCAGGTGCAGCACAAGATCGACGTCATCGGCAACGAG ATCCTGAAACGTGGTTGCCATGTGAACGATCGTGACGGTCTGACGGACATGACGCTGCTTCACTACAGCTGCAAGGCGGGCGCGCACGGCGTCG GCGACCCGGCGGCATCGCTGCGTCTCACCAGCCAGTTGATCTCTCTTGGCGCCGACGTGAGTTTGAGGAGCCGCTGGACAAACATGAACGCTCTGCACTACGCCGCCTACTTCGATGTCCCAGAACTGGTCCGAGTCCTGCTCAAAGCTGCCAAACCCAGAG TCTTGAACTCCACGTGCAATGACTACCACCACGGGACGGCGCTGCACATCGCTGCCTCCAACCTGTGCCTGGGTGCGGTCAAATGTCTGCTGGAGCACGGCGCCAACCCCACCGTCCGG AACGAGAAGGGCCAGGTGCCGGCAGAGGTGGTCCCAGACCCGATGGACATGAGTCTGGACAAGGCGGAGGCCGCCATGGTGGCCAAAGAGCTGAAGCAGCTGCTGCAAGACGCGGTTCCACTGAGCTGCAACCTTCCCAGGGCCACGCTGCCCAACTATGACAACATTCCCGGGAACCTGATGTTGTCCTCGATGGGGATGAAGCTGGGAGAGCGAGTGCTTCTGGACGACATGAAG AACGGGACACTGAGGTTCTGCGGTACCACAGAGTTTGCCAGTGGTCAGTGGGTCGGCGTGGAGCTGGACGAGCCTGAGGGGAAGAACGACGGCAGCGTCGGTGGCGTTCGCTACTTCATATGCCCTCCTAAACTAG GGATTTTTGCTCCAGTGTCAAAGATCTCCAAAGTTGTGGACCAGACAGTCTCCTCTGTCACCTCCACCCCCAGAACGCCCCGCATGGACCTGGCCTCGCGCCTCGCTGGGAAGACCAAGAAggaaaaggagaagaaggagaaag CAGCCCAGAAGAAAAAGTCTTCAGTAGTCAGTCTGGATCCCGAAGGACTGAACGTTGAGGTCGGAGATCATGTCCTGGTGGCCGGGCAGAAGCAAGGCATTGTGCGCTTCTTTGGAAAAACCGACTTTGCTCCAG GTTTCTGGTTCGGTGTCGAGCTGGACCAGCCCACGGGTAAACACGACGGCTCTGTGTTTGGAGTGCGCTACTTCAACTGCCTGCCCAAATATGGAGTGTTTGCTCCCCCCTCGCGGGTCCAGAG GATTGGAGGACCTAAAGACGCCTCACAGAGAGACAACTCAATGGTGAAGAAAGTCCACCAGGTCACCA TGGCGCAGCCCAAGCGTAACTTCAACACGGTGCGTTCTCCTAAAGACCTCACCTCGGAAAGCTCCATATCCAG GTTGCTCTTCTGCTGTTGGTTCCCGTGGATGCTGCGAGCTGAGATGCAGTCCTAA
- the LOC133658570 gene encoding CAP-Gly domain-containing linker protein 3-like isoform X3: MCARPAASRIMTKEENLEMQEKERHDREDQEDGRVQREEEEQTEEEEDEDEEEEGGYEIEEEQAEEGEEHEEEGSVDRECDPAPETEPLSVSALPSPVQEPRRRAMVHPSAQAPLPKDYAFTFFDPNDPACLEILMDPHTTIPELFAIVRQWVPQVQHKIDVIGNEILKRGCHVNDRDGLTDMTLLHYSCKAGAHGVGDPAASLRLTSQLISLGADVSLRSRWTNMNALHYAAYFDVPELVRVLLKAAKPRVLNSTCNDYHHGTALHIAASNLCLGAVKCLLEHGANPTVRNEKGQVPAEVVPDPMDMSLDKAEAAMVAKELKQLLQDAVPLSCNLPRATLPNYDNIPGNLMLSSMGMKLGERVLLDDMKNGTLRFCGTTEFASGQWVGVELDEPEGKNDGSVGGVRYFICPPKLGIFAPVSKISKVVDQTVSSVTSTPRTPRMDLASRLAGKTKKEKEKKEKAAQKKKSSVVSLDPEGLNVEVGDHVLVAGQKQGIVRFFGKTDFAPGFWFGVELDQPTGKHDGSVFGVRYFNCLPKYGVFAPPSRVQRIGGPKDASQRDNSMVKKVHQVTMAQPKRNFNTVRSPKDLTSESSISRLLFCCWFPWMLRAEMQS; encoded by the exons ATGTGTGCTCG GCCCGCAGCTTCACGTATCATGACTAAAGAGGAGAACCTGGAGATGCAGGAGAAGGAGAGGCACGACCGCGAGGACCAGGAGGACGGGAGGGTCCAGAGGGAGGAGGAGGAACAGactgaggaagaggaggatgaggaTGAAGAAGAGGAGGGGGGGTATGAGATAGAGGAGGAGCAGGCAGAGGAAGGAGAAGAACACGAGGAGGAGGGCTCGGTGGACAGGGAATGTGATCCTGCTCCTGAGACTGAGCCCCTGTCAGTGTCTGCGCTCCCTAGTCCAGTCCAGGAGCCCCGACGTCGAGCTATGGTGCACCCCTCTGCCCAAGCACCCCTTCCCAAAGACTACG CCTTCACCTTCTTTGACCCCAATGACCCTGCTTGTTTGGAGATCCTCATGGACCCTCACACCACCATCCCCGAGCTGTTCGCCATTGTGCGCCAGTGGGTCCCCCAGGTGCAGCACAAGATCGACGTCATCGGCAACGAG ATCCTGAAACGTGGTTGCCATGTGAACGATCGTGACGGTCTGACGGACATGACGCTGCTTCACTACAGCTGCAAGGCGGGCGCGCACGGCGTCG GCGACCCGGCGGCATCGCTGCGTCTCACCAGCCAGTTGATCTCTCTTGGCGCCGACGTGAGTTTGAGGAGCCGCTGGACAAACATGAACGCTCTGCACTACGCCGCCTACTTCGATGTCCCAGAACTGGTCCGAGTCCTGCTCAAAGCTGCCAAACCCAGAG TCTTGAACTCCACGTGCAATGACTACCACCACGGGACGGCGCTGCACATCGCTGCCTCCAACCTGTGCCTGGGTGCGGTCAAATGTCTGCTGGAGCACGGCGCCAACCCCACCGTCCGG AACGAGAAGGGCCAGGTGCCGGCAGAGGTGGTCCCAGACCCGATGGACATGAGTCTGGACAAGGCGGAGGCCGCCATGGTGGCCAAAGAGCTGAAGCAGCTGCTGCAAGACGCGGTTCCACTGAGCTGCAACCTTCCCAGGGCCACGCTGCCCAACTATGACAACATTCCCGGGAACCTGATGTTGTCCTCGATGGGGATGAAGCTGGGAGAGCGAGTGCTTCTGGACGACATGAAG AACGGGACACTGAGGTTCTGCGGTACCACAGAGTTTGCCAGTGGTCAGTGGGTCGGCGTGGAGCTGGACGAGCCTGAGGGGAAGAACGACGGCAGCGTCGGTGGCGTTCGCTACTTCATATGCCCTCCTAAACTAG GGATTTTTGCTCCAGTGTCAAAGATCTCCAAAGTTGTGGACCAGACAGTCTCCTCTGTCACCTCCACCCCCAGAACGCCCCGCATGGACCTGGCCTCGCGCCTCGCTGGGAAGACCAAGAAggaaaaggagaagaaggagaaag CAGCCCAGAAGAAAAAGTCTTCAGTAGTCAGTCTGGATCCCGAAGGACTGAACGTTGAGGTCGGAGATCATGTCCTGGTGGCCGGGCAGAAGCAAGGCATTGTGCGCTTCTTTGGAAAAACCGACTTTGCTCCAG GTTTCTGGTTCGGTGTCGAGCTGGACCAGCCCACGGGTAAACACGACGGCTCTGTGTTTGGAGTGCGCTACTTCAACTGCCTGCCCAAATATGGAGTGTTTGCTCCCCCCTCGCGGGTCCAGAG GATTGGAGGACCTAAAGACGCCTCACAGAGAGACAACTCAATGGTGAAGAAAGTCCACCAGGTCACCA TGGCGCAGCCCAAGCGTAACTTCAACACGGTGCGTTCTCCTAAAGACCTCACCTCGGAAAGCTCCATATCCAG GTTGCTCTTCTGCTGTTGGTTCCCGTGGATGCTGCGAGCTGAGATGCAGTCCTAA